The following proteins are co-located in the Myxococcus fulvus genome:
- a CDS encoding sensor histidine kinase — protein MTLRARVLLMSAVAQRRGTLRRAFLARQGIPSGPEASSTTSAREASEALEETVRERTAELEAANAKLSRSLEQLHATQAQLLFADRLIALGRIAAGVGHEINNPLAFILSNLEYIHQELQQKEQLPERERQEVLEALAETRDGAERIRLIVRDLQTLSRSEDVGSGPSDVGAVVRTAAKMAMHELRHRARLVVECDGVPPVQGNGARLGQVFLNLLLNAAQAIVPGQVELNEVRVVASEAMPGRVVAVEVRDTGCGISPEHRERIFDPFFTTKPLGVGTGLGLAVCHGIVTSLGGTLTLESAPGRGSIFRVTLPVAGAFAQPPRQLDAAL, from the coding sequence ATGACGCTACGAGCCAGGGTGCTGTTGATGTCGGCGGTGGCGCAGCGGCGAGGCACGCTGCGACGCGCCTTCCTGGCACGTCAGGGGATACCGTCCGGCCCGGAAGCTTCCAGCACGACCAGCGCGCGCGAGGCCTCGGAGGCGCTGGAGGAGACGGTCCGCGAGCGCACCGCGGAGCTCGAGGCCGCCAACGCCAAGCTGTCGCGCAGCCTGGAGCAGCTCCACGCCACCCAGGCCCAGCTGCTCTTCGCCGACCGCCTCATCGCCCTGGGCCGCATCGCCGCGGGCGTGGGCCACGAAATCAACAACCCCCTCGCCTTCATCCTCAGCAACCTGGAGTACATCCACCAGGAGCTCCAGCAGAAGGAGCAGCTGCCGGAGCGGGAGCGCCAGGAGGTGCTGGAGGCGCTCGCGGAGACGCGCGACGGCGCCGAGCGCATCCGCCTCATCGTCCGGGACTTGCAGACGCTGTCGCGCTCCGAGGACGTGGGCAGCGGCCCCTCGGACGTGGGCGCGGTGGTGCGCACCGCGGCGAAGATGGCCATGCACGAGCTGCGGCACCGCGCGCGCCTGGTGGTCGAGTGCGACGGCGTGCCCCCGGTGCAGGGCAACGGCGCCCGGCTGGGTCAGGTGTTCCTGAACCTGCTGCTCAACGCGGCGCAGGCCATCGTCCCCGGTCAGGTGGAGCTCAACGAGGTGCGCGTCGTCGCGAGCGAGGCGATGCCCGGGCGCGTCGTCGCGGTGGAGGTGCGCGACACCGGCTGCGGCATCTCCCCCGAGCACCGCGAGCGCATCTTCGACCCGTTCTTCACCACCAAGCCCCTGGGCGTGGGCACGGGCCTGGGGCTCGCCGTCTGCCACGGCATCGTCACGTCGCTGGGCGGCACCCTCACGCTGGAGAGCGCGCCCGGCCGGGGCAGCATCTTCCGCGTCACCCTGCCCGTTGCCGGCGCTTTCGCCCAGCCCCCACGTCAACTGGACGCGGCGCTCTGA
- a CDS encoding OPT/YSL family transporter codes for MSSSTTAPDSADDVRLSAVAPAPAAPSPGMREWTPRAVGMGLLVGSLLAVTNVSMGLKLGWWESGSVMAAVLGFGSLAAVSRRRGAPYTTLENNLTQVSAVAVGAMPAAAGLLGPLPALMLLGLDVPGVAVAAWSVALGVLGVLAAHLLRRRLMEEERLAFPTGIATAELITAMHASAPEENRGRGWWLAAAAALSTGFTVLRDAFQKVPGMVAAPGTVGGASAASLTWGLAWSPMLVAVGMMAGLHLGLSMLLGALVGWGVLSPWLVSTGAVKEAGFDALQTWLTWPGVGLLVGSAAVSLTAQARDFWRVAKDLGSLRGGGGLPRWAWLSGGVACVLALSLGVGVYGMSAAQVVLALVLVLPLCAVCARGAGQLDVSPVSQVGQLSQVAAGVLLPGGVGPNVAVGGVVSGAAAQTGVSLWALKAGYLLGASPGRMLGAQLLGVLAGSLVSVPAYLLLTRAYGLGSEALPAPFAQQFRAVAELASRGLDGLPPNALLAGSVAAGAGALLTLLARGRAAQWVPSPVAMGIGFILPAYFAVTLCLGGVLAAVARWRWPASTGRNVPALAAGAIAAESLVGVALGALKLLGFMA; via the coding sequence GTGTCTTCCTCGACGACCGCACCTGACTCCGCCGATGACGTGAGATTGAGCGCGGTGGCCCCGGCCCCCGCGGCCCCTTCCCCCGGGATGCGCGAGTGGACGCCGCGCGCGGTGGGCATGGGGTTGCTGGTGGGCTCGCTGTTGGCCGTCACCAACGTGTCCATGGGGTTGAAGCTGGGTTGGTGGGAGAGCGGCTCGGTGATGGCGGCGGTGCTGGGGTTCGGGAGTCTCGCGGCGGTGTCGCGCAGGCGGGGCGCTCCGTACACGACGCTGGAGAACAACCTCACGCAGGTGTCTGCGGTGGCGGTGGGCGCGATGCCCGCGGCGGCGGGGCTGTTGGGGCCGCTGCCGGCGCTGATGTTGCTGGGGCTGGATGTGCCGGGCGTGGCGGTGGCGGCCTGGAGCGTGGCGCTCGGGGTGTTGGGCGTGCTGGCGGCGCACCTGTTGCGGCGGCGGTTGATGGAGGAGGAGCGGCTCGCGTTCCCGACGGGCATCGCCACCGCGGAGCTCATCACCGCGATGCACGCGTCGGCACCCGAGGAGAACCGGGGGCGGGGCTGGTGGCTCGCGGCGGCGGCGGCGCTGTCCACGGGCTTCACGGTGTTGCGGGATGCGTTCCAGAAGGTGCCGGGGATGGTGGCGGCGCCGGGCACGGTGGGGGGCGCGTCTGCGGCGTCGCTGACGTGGGGGCTGGCGTGGAGCCCCATGCTGGTGGCGGTGGGGATGATGGCGGGGCTGCACCTGGGGCTGAGCATGCTCCTGGGCGCGCTCGTGGGGTGGGGCGTGCTGTCGCCGTGGCTGGTGTCGACGGGAGCGGTGAAGGAGGCGGGCTTCGATGCGCTCCAGACCTGGCTCACGTGGCCGGGCGTGGGGCTGCTGGTGGGCTCGGCGGCGGTGTCGCTCACGGCGCAGGCGCGGGACTTCTGGCGGGTGGCGAAGGACCTGGGCTCGCTGCGCGGTGGCGGGGGATTGCCCCGGTGGGCGTGGTTGAGCGGGGGCGTGGCCTGTGTGCTGGCGTTGAGCCTGGGCGTGGGCGTGTATGGGATGAGCGCGGCGCAGGTGGTGTTGGCGTTGGTGCTGGTGTTGCCATTGTGCGCGGTGTGCGCGCGAGGCGCGGGGCAGCTCGACGTGTCGCCGGTGTCGCAGGTGGGCCAGCTGTCGCAGGTGGCGGCGGGAGTGCTGCTGCCTGGAGGCGTGGGGCCGAACGTGGCGGTGGGCGGCGTGGTGTCCGGCGCGGCGGCGCAGACGGGCGTGAGCCTGTGGGCGCTGAAGGCGGGGTACCTGCTGGGCGCGTCGCCGGGGCGGATGCTGGGGGCGCAGCTGTTGGGGGTGCTCGCGGGTTCGTTGGTGAGCGTGCCGGCGTACCTGTTGCTGACGCGGGCGTATGGGTTGGGTTCGGAGGCGCTGCCCGCGCCGTTCGCGCAGCAGTTCCGCGCGGTGGCGGAGCTGGCGTCGAGAGGGTTGGATGGATTGCCCCCGAACGCGCTGCTCGCGGGGAGCGTGGCCGCGGGCGCGGGCGCGCTCTTGACGTTGCTGGCGCGAGGGCGTGCGGCACAGTGGGTGCCCTCGCCGGTGGCGATGGGCATCGGCTTCATCCTGCCGGCCTACTTCGCGGTGACGCTGTGCCTGGGTGGTGTGCTGGCGGCGGTGGCGCGGTGGCGCTGGCCGGCCTCGACGGGCCGCAACGTGCCCGCGCTGGCGGCGGGAGCCATCGCGGCGGAGTCGCTGGTGGGCGTGGCGCTCGGCGCACTCAAGCTGCTCGGCTTCATGGCGTAG
- a CDS encoding serine/threonine-protein kinase, with protein sequence MDKHHVLDAPEGADIAGYRVEALLGAGGCGVVYRASRDGAPVALKLQSLEQLGGWALREVAILTRLAHRNVVGFRAGGLFPSESPAWLYLAMEYVRGRPLAQWVEEENPSARGAATLALGMARGLEAAHTADVLHRDIKEDNVVVREEDGTPVLMDFGVGDYSGAPRLPRGVLPPGTPRYRSPEALAFRRAHPDGVYPPTSADDLYALGVVLYWMLTARHPFVDVETPEGELAVIHHPPVSPHVLNPRVPWALSELCSRLLSKQPWRRGTASTWCAMLEAELASADSAWDAPLFPDVAEVPASVEGIRPPSRGRRGAASSGGLPAYRPTSEPEVPQLVVRARPATRTARLRGVSSVLLAVVMGACLVGGACWARRARPSVFPAAPDSHASETPRAR encoded by the coding sequence ATGGACAAGCATCACGTCCTGGACGCGCCCGAGGGCGCGGACATCGCGGGCTACCGGGTGGAGGCGTTGCTGGGCGCGGGAGGGTGCGGCGTGGTGTACCGCGCCTCTCGCGATGGGGCTCCCGTGGCGCTCAAGCTGCAGTCGCTGGAGCAGCTGGGGGGCTGGGCCCTGCGGGAGGTGGCCATCCTGACGCGGCTGGCACATCGCAACGTGGTGGGCTTCCGCGCGGGCGGGCTCTTTCCTTCCGAGTCCCCCGCGTGGCTCTACCTGGCGATGGAGTACGTGAGGGGGCGCCCGCTGGCGCAGTGGGTGGAGGAGGAGAACCCGTCCGCGCGAGGGGCCGCGACGCTGGCGCTGGGCATGGCGCGGGGGCTGGAGGCGGCGCACACGGCGGACGTGCTCCACCGCGACATCAAGGAGGACAACGTCGTCGTGCGCGAGGAGGACGGCACGCCGGTGTTGATGGACTTCGGCGTGGGGGACTACTCGGGGGCGCCCCGGCTGCCGCGCGGGGTGCTGCCACCGGGGACGCCGCGCTACCGGAGCCCGGAGGCGCTGGCCTTCCGACGCGCGCATCCCGACGGGGTGTATCCGCCCACATCCGCGGATGACCTGTATGCGCTGGGTGTGGTGCTCTACTGGATGCTCACCGCGCGCCACCCGTTCGTGGACGTGGAGACACCCGAGGGCGAGCTGGCCGTCATCCACCATCCGCCGGTGTCGCCGCACGTGCTCAACCCGAGGGTGCCGTGGGCGCTGAGCGAGCTGTGCTCGCGGCTGTTGTCCAAGCAGCCCTGGCGGCGCGGCACCGCGAGCACGTGGTGCGCGATGCTGGAGGCGGAGCTCGCGTCGGCGGACTCGGCGTGGGATGCGCCGCTGTTCCCCGACGTGGCGGAGGTGCCCGCCTCCGTCGAGGGGATTCGGCCACCGTCGAGGGGGCGGCGCGGCGCGGCCAGCTCGGGTGGACTGCCCGCGTATCGGCCGACGTCCGAGCCCGAGGTGCCCCAGCTCGTGGTCCGGGCACGGCCCGCGACGAGGACGGCGCGGCTCAGGGGCGTGTCGAGCGTCCTGCTCGCGGTGGTCATGGGCGCGTGTCTGGTGGGCGGCGCGTGCTGGGCCCGGCGCGCACGGCCGTCGGTGTTCCCAGCGGCGCCGGACAGTCACGCCTCCGAGACTCCACGCGCGCGGTGA
- a CDS encoding FAD/NAD(P)-binding protein — MQGHSSPWDVAIVGGGASGTLLAIHLLKQARAPLRVLLLERGRSVGQGLAYSTRSQRHLLNVPAARMGAFMEDPEHFLRAVRRQAPDTAPGDFVPRQRYGQYLAEVLEETRARAATGVRLETRSAEVVSVREHGGLVTLATEDGAEHVARRAVLALGNADPADLRVEDGGLYASPHYHRSPWVHDALAGIGANDAVLLIGTGLTMVDAVLSLEEQGHTGPLYAVSRHGLLPHRHLRASTGTYDSPGIRDVLRALRREGLRPQDDTTAHPIPVRVRALLRVLRREVRRATDAGASWRAVVDALRPVTVPLWQRLSDVERRRFLRHLRSYWDVHRHRMAPGVADGLEQLMARGRLTVRAARVRGFRLDDTGTVHARILPRGEGREEHLQVRHVVNCTGPEGTVTRHGHPLLKRLADAGRLRPDTLGMGLDTDSHGALLDAHGRTGGLLYTLGPLRRGELWETTAVPEIRAQARALADHLLARLNHGLLPPRRSAG; from the coding sequence GTGCAAGGACACAGCAGCCCATGGGATGTGGCCATCGTCGGGGGCGGGGCCAGCGGAACACTGTTGGCCATCCACCTCCTGAAGCAGGCGCGCGCGCCACTGCGGGTGCTGCTGCTGGAGCGCGGGCGGAGCGTGGGCCAGGGGCTCGCCTACTCGACCCGCAGTCAACGTCACCTGCTCAACGTCCCCGCCGCGCGCATGGGCGCCTTCATGGAGGACCCGGAGCACTTCCTGCGCGCCGTGCGGCGACAGGCGCCCGACACGGCTCCCGGAGACTTCGTCCCCCGGCAGCGCTACGGCCAGTATCTGGCGGAGGTGCTGGAGGAGACCCGCGCCCGCGCGGCCACGGGCGTGCGGCTGGAGACGCGGTCCGCAGAGGTGGTCTCGGTGCGCGAGCACGGCGGCCTGGTGACGCTTGCGACCGAGGACGGCGCGGAGCACGTCGCGCGCCGCGCGGTGCTGGCGCTGGGCAACGCGGACCCCGCGGACCTGCGGGTGGAGGATGGCGGGCTGTACGCGAGCCCCCACTACCACCGCTCACCGTGGGTCCACGACGCGCTCGCCGGCATCGGCGCGAATGACGCGGTGCTGCTCATCGGCACGGGGCTCACCATGGTGGACGCCGTGCTGTCGCTGGAGGAGCAGGGCCACACGGGCCCCCTGTACGCGGTGTCGCGGCACGGGCTTTTGCCCCACCGACACCTGCGCGCCTCCACGGGGACGTACGACTCGCCTGGTATCCGCGACGTGCTGCGCGCGCTGCGACGCGAGGGCTTGCGGCCCCAGGACGACACCACCGCCCACCCCATCCCCGTGCGCGTACGGGCGCTGCTCCGGGTGCTGCGGCGCGAGGTGCGCCGGGCCACGGACGCGGGGGCCAGCTGGCGCGCGGTGGTGGACGCGTTGAGGCCGGTGACGGTGCCCCTGTGGCAGCGGCTGTCGGACGTGGAGCGGCGGCGCTTCCTGCGCCACCTGCGCTCCTACTGGGACGTCCACCGCCACCGGATGGCGCCCGGCGTCGCCGACGGGCTCGAGCAGTTGATGGCGCGAGGACGGCTGACGGTGCGCGCGGCCCGGGTGCGTGGCTTCCGGCTGGACGACACCGGCACGGTCCACGCGCGAATCCTCCCGCGAGGCGAGGGCCGCGAGGAGCACCTCCAGGTCCGCCACGTGGTGAACTGCACCGGCCCCGAGGGCACCGTCACCCGACACGGCCATCCGCTGCTCAAGCGCCTCGCGGACGCGGGGCGGCTGCGGCCGGACACGCTCGGCATGGGCCTGGACACCGACAGCCACGGCGCCCTGCTGGACGCGCACGGGCGGACAGGAGGGCTCCTCTACACCCTGGGGCCCCTGCGCCGGGGCGAGCTGTGGGAGACCACCGCCGTGCCGGAGATTCGCGCCCAGGCCCGCGCGCTCGCGGACCACCTGCTGGCCCGACTGAACCATGGTCTCCTGCCTCCCCGCCGCAGCGCCGGCTGA
- a CDS encoding PAS domain S-box protein, whose protein sequence is MTTLDDLTTCAGLALAPPSSTGACLILISTTTPAAIGKAYRLEPGEHIIGRGSEATVRIDDHGVSRKHARIVRLPDGGCHVTDLESTNGTLLNGTPIATAELQEGDRLQIGTVTVFRFSKRELLEQREEALRQALSAARVGIWDWNAQSGRVTWSEQVDRLLGLPVGKLSGRAMELEEVVHPADLPRVRESLSIALEKKTQVDVEYRIEPQGSGWRWISCKGDVLCDAAGMPARVTGTVMDITARKQAEQELARQALIFESIYDGVVITDLGGGIIDWNASAERMFGRNKSEALGQTLFRVLHPDEPDRMTGMVLAGLEKQGRWSGELEFKRRDGTTCWCESVVVPLRDSEGRTIANIMVHRDTSERKQLQAHLVVADRLASVGTLGAGVAHEINNPLAYMLVNLHLVREGLERMESQVPAAAIASLQQLVRETTEGAERIATIVRDLKVFARGEQEVRLMPVDVRRAVELACKMADNVIRHRARLVTEFEPVAPVEASESRLCQVFLNLLLNAAQAIPEDRSPEHEHEIRVVIRAGDRGRVLVEVRDTGMGMTAEVMDRIFDPFFTTKPVGVGTGLGLSICHGIIESMGGSIHAESEPGKGSTFRVVLRAATRELELLPRLQAVVPTNARARILVVDDEPNVTLALQRSLAADHEVATANSAQAALRLLNEGSRFDLILCDVMMPGMTGMDLYNELGRSAPEQAGRMVFMTGGAFTPRTVSFLREVPNLKISKPLDLTQLRELVGRSAEAGR, encoded by the coding sequence ATGACGACATTGGATGACCTCACGACCTGCGCCGGTCTGGCGCTGGCTCCGCCGTCCTCGACGGGAGCCTGCCTCATCCTCATCAGCACCACGACGCCCGCGGCCATCGGCAAGGCGTACCGGCTGGAGCCCGGCGAGCACATCATCGGCCGAGGCTCCGAGGCCACGGTGCGCATCGACGACCATGGCGTGTCGCGCAAGCATGCCCGCATCGTCCGCCTGCCGGACGGGGGCTGCCACGTCACGGATTTGGAGTCCACCAACGGCACCCTGCTCAACGGCACGCCCATCGCCACGGCGGAGCTCCAGGAGGGGGACAGGCTCCAGATTGGCACCGTCACGGTGTTCCGCTTCTCCAAGCGGGAGCTGCTCGAGCAGCGCGAGGAGGCCCTGCGCCAGGCGTTGTCCGCCGCGCGCGTGGGCATCTGGGATTGGAACGCGCAGAGCGGCCGGGTGACGTGGAGCGAGCAGGTGGACCGGCTGTTGGGGCTGCCCGTGGGCAAGCTGTCCGGCCGCGCCATGGAGCTCGAGGAGGTGGTGCACCCCGCCGACCTCCCGCGCGTGCGGGAGTCCCTGTCCATCGCGTTGGAGAAGAAGACGCAGGTGGACGTGGAGTACCGCATCGAGCCGCAGGGCAGCGGGTGGCGGTGGATCTCCTGCAAGGGTGACGTGCTGTGCGACGCCGCGGGGATGCCCGCGCGGGTGACGGGCACGGTGATGGACATCACCGCCCGCAAGCAGGCCGAGCAGGAGCTGGCGCGCCAGGCGCTCATCTTCGAGAGCATCTACGACGGCGTGGTGATTACCGATTTGGGTGGCGGCATCATCGACTGGAACGCCAGCGCGGAGCGGATGTTCGGGCGCAACAAGTCGGAGGCGCTGGGGCAGACGCTCTTCCGCGTGTTGCACCCGGACGAGCCGGACCGGATGACGGGCATGGTGCTCGCGGGGCTGGAGAAGCAGGGCCGGTGGTCGGGGGAGCTGGAGTTCAAGCGCCGCGACGGCACCACCTGCTGGTGCGAGTCCGTGGTCGTCCCGCTGCGCGACAGCGAGGGCCGCACGATTGCCAACATCATGGTCCACCGCGACACGTCGGAGCGGAAGCAGCTCCAGGCGCACCTCGTCGTGGCGGACCGGCTGGCGTCGGTGGGCACGCTGGGCGCGGGCGTGGCGCACGAAATCAACAACCCGCTGGCGTACATGCTGGTCAACCTGCACCTGGTGCGCGAGGGCCTGGAGCGGATGGAGAGCCAGGTGCCCGCGGCGGCCATCGCCTCGCTGCAGCAGCTGGTGCGGGAGACGACGGAGGGCGCCGAGCGCATCGCCACCATCGTGCGCGACTTGAAGGTCTTCGCGCGCGGCGAGCAGGAAGTGCGGCTGATGCCAGTGGACGTGCGGCGCGCGGTGGAGCTGGCGTGCAAGATGGCGGACAACGTCATCCGTCACCGCGCGCGGCTGGTGACGGAGTTCGAGCCGGTGGCCCCGGTGGAGGCCAGCGAGTCTCGGCTGTGCCAGGTGTTCCTGAACCTGCTGCTCAACGCGGCGCAGGCGATTCCAGAGGACCGCTCGCCCGAGCACGAGCACGAGATCCGCGTGGTCATCCGTGCCGGCGACAGGGGCCGGGTGCTGGTGGAGGTGCGGGACACGGGCATGGGGATGACGGCGGAGGTGATGGACCGCATCTTCGACCCGTTCTTCACCACGAAGCCGGTGGGCGTGGGTACGGGGCTGGGGCTGTCCATCTGCCACGGCATCATCGAGTCCATGGGCGGCTCCATCCACGCGGAGAGCGAGCCGGGCAAGGGCAGCACGTTCCGCGTGGTGCTGCGCGCGGCCACGCGGGAGCTGGAGCTGTTGCCGAGGCTTCAGGCGGTGGTGCCGACCAACGCGCGGGCGCGCATCCTGGTGGTGGACGACGAGCCGAACGTGACGCTGGCGCTGCAGCGCTCGCTGGCGGCGGACCACGAGGTGGCGACAGCGAACAGCGCGCAGGCGGCGCTGCGGCTGCTCAACGAGGGCAGCCGCTTCGACCTCATCCTGTGTGATGTGATGATGCCGGGAATGACGGGCATGGACCTGTACAACGAGCTGGGCCGCAGCGCGCCGGAGCAGGCGGGCCGCATGGTGTTCATGACGGGGGGCGCCTTCACGCCGCGCACGGTGTCGTTCCTGCGCGAGGTCCCCAACTTGAAGATTTCCAAGCCGCTGGACCTCACCCAGCTCCGCGAGCTGGTGGGACGCTCGGCGGAGGCGGGCCGATGA
- a CDS encoding cysteine dioxygenase: MRERSTTGEWDREVPDTKSLLGWSLPEGRDAVPSLTWLVERLRDSRPDWGLLSSLVRFDDERYVRTTLAKTDACELLLVCWMPGQGSLVHDHGGSAGVSLLVQGSLDETRYDWAGDRLLPAVVERAREGDLLIEESDTIHRVHNSSRRGAVSLHLYAPPMEGMTPYDSQVVRAPRPVDVGAGRKRRQRAG, translated from the coding sequence ATGCGAGAGCGCTCCACCACAGGAGAGTGGGACCGTGAGGTCCCGGACACGAAGAGCCTGCTCGGCTGGTCATTGCCAGAGGGTCGGGACGCCGTCCCGTCGCTGACGTGGCTGGTGGAGCGGCTTCGCGACAGTCGCCCCGACTGGGGGCTGCTGAGCTCGCTCGTCCGGTTCGACGACGAGCGCTACGTGCGCACGACGCTGGCGAAGACGGACGCGTGTGAGCTGTTGCTCGTGTGCTGGATGCCGGGGCAGGGCTCGCTCGTGCATGACCATGGCGGGTCCGCGGGCGTGTCGCTGCTCGTGCAGGGCAGCCTGGACGAGACGCGTTACGACTGGGCCGGAGACCGGCTGCTGCCGGCCGTCGTCGAGCGCGCGCGGGAGGGCGACTTGTTGATCGAGGAGTCGGACACCATCCACCGCGTGCACAACTCGTCGCGTCGGGGCGCGGTGTCGCTGCACCTGTACGCGCCGCCGATGGAGGGCATGACGCCCTACGACAGCCAGGTGGTCAGAGCGCCGCGTCCAGTTGACGTGGGGGCTGGGCGAAAGCGCCGGCAACGGGCAGGGTGA
- a CDS encoding serine/threonine-protein kinase, whose protein sequence is MAADSESTFRIQARADLHGTERAKGDAGRGPGTLAGEYVLKALLASGGHGSVYEAEHRILGRRAAVKVLHPHLADQGEMLKRFVREARVVNQIRHPNIVDVYDFGLMPDGSPYYVMELLAGRTLGQVVQERGRLSASRARAYLEPVCGALEAAHRAGVVHRDLKASNILVVEEGEKPRVKLLDFGIAKLLSAEATQEGLTIAGQRLGTAHAMAPEQFRGGAIGPHTDIYALGVLLHQLLTGRYPFLCEDRMELERLHLEAPAPRPSAIAPVSPAVDQVVLRCLEKDASRRFGSVGAFLAALADAAEEPVQPTHRTRLALAVHAEVMLSTAAAQDDDAMYAVLADVLDGLEQGLRGGGFLLALQSGTTLLAVRPLENGAPTPERTTYLREAERSLRILQQAAQKLADPVDAKVHLCLHLGQAETRGDTGESEIVGGPVTDVSAWRLRGPEGFALTPAAALSLEFPEPL, encoded by the coding sequence ATGGCGGCCGACTCCGAGAGCACGTTCCGCATCCAGGCCCGCGCGGATCTCCATGGCACCGAGCGGGCAAAAGGGGATGCGGGCCGAGGCCCGGGAACACTTGCGGGCGAGTACGTCCTCAAGGCCCTGCTGGCCTCCGGCGGACATGGCAGCGTCTATGAAGCCGAGCACCGCATCCTCGGCCGACGGGCCGCGGTGAAGGTGCTCCACCCCCACCTGGCGGATCAGGGCGAGATGCTCAAGCGCTTCGTGCGCGAGGCCCGGGTGGTGAACCAGATACGCCACCCCAACATCGTGGACGTCTATGACTTCGGGCTGATGCCGGACGGCAGCCCCTACTACGTCATGGAGCTGCTCGCCGGGCGCACCCTGGGCCAGGTGGTGCAGGAGCGCGGCCGGCTGTCGGCGTCCCGCGCGCGCGCCTACCTGGAGCCGGTGTGCGGCGCGCTGGAGGCGGCGCACCGCGCGGGCGTCGTCCACCGCGACCTGAAGGCCAGCAACATCCTCGTCGTCGAGGAGGGCGAGAAGCCCCGGGTGAAGCTGCTCGACTTCGGCATCGCCAAGCTCTTGTCCGCCGAGGCCACCCAGGAGGGGCTCACCATCGCCGGCCAGCGGCTGGGCACCGCCCACGCCATGGCGCCCGAGCAGTTCCGCGGGGGCGCCATCGGCCCGCACACGGACATCTACGCGCTGGGCGTGCTCCTGCACCAGCTGCTCACCGGCCGCTACCCCTTCCTCTGCGAGGACCGGATGGAGCTGGAGCGGCTGCACCTGGAGGCCCCCGCGCCCAGGCCCAGCGCCATCGCCCCGGTGTCCCCGGCCGTGGACCAGGTGGTGCTGCGCTGTCTGGAGAAGGACGCCAGCCGCCGCTTCGGCAGCGTGGGCGCGTTCCTGGCCGCGCTCGCCGACGCCGCCGAGGAGCCCGTGCAACCCACCCACCGCACCCGGCTGGCGCTCGCCGTCCACGCGGAGGTGATGCTGTCGACGGCGGCCGCCCAGGACGACGACGCGATGTACGCGGTGCTCGCGGACGTGCTGGACGGGCTGGAGCAGGGCCTGCGCGGCGGGGGCTTCCTCCTGGCGCTGCAGTCCGGCACCACGCTGCTCGCCGTGCGCCCCCTGGAGAACGGCGCGCCCACCCCCGAGCGCACCACGTACCTGCGCGAGGCGGAGCGCTCGCTGCGCATCCTCCAGCAGGCCGCGCAGAAGCTCGCCGACCCCGTGGATGCCAAGGTCCACCTGTGCCTGCACCTGGGCCAGGCCGAGACGCGCGGGGACACCGGCGAATCCGAAATCGTCGGCGGACCCGTCACCGACGTGAGCGCCTGGAGGCTGCGGGGACCAGAGGGTTTCGCCCTGACCCCCGCCGCCGCGCTGAGCCTGGAGTTTCCAGAGCCTCTCTAG